The sequence TAGAAATGTTACAGTAAGAGTTTCAGCTCCAATAAACTTGTAGAGTAATGAAAATTAGATGAAGTATAAATGAAAATACCCAGGTAGGAGCACTTAAAAAACATGGAATAGATTTTGAGAAGCAGCTTGTAAATTGGAAGCTTGTAGTCTATTGCACATTAAGAGAGGTGGGATAAGATGTTTAAGGTGCTGGGAGAAGAGATACACCGCAGGAGCTTGAAAGTggtttttgaaaacatttttgtgctATTACACCTGCTGGCATATGAGTGTTTTAACAAATCagaggtggggaaggggagTATCACAGTGATACAGGGACACTGACTAGGGGATTGACTGTTGAGTTTGCTTAAATGTGAGAATGAGGAGTGGTTATGTGAGAGTAAGACTGAGTGAAATTCAGACTGAAAAGGAGGAGGTTCTTCACATGAATGATAGTGCCTCATCAGAAGACTTCATGAGTGTAAGAAATTTAAGCAGGCTTAGAAGGAAGCTGAAGTACTTTGAAGAAACCCATGAAGGCTGCCAAACAGGAATCATAAAAGGCTCAGGAAAACACCTGAAAAGAGTTTGGGGATGAAGAACACTTTGGAAtatctggggattttttctgtttgttttttgggataGCACTAAAAGCAAGTTGTGTCATACTATGAAGGAAGAACTTTAACGAAGagagcagaagggagaaaaaacccaatgaGTGACTAAAGTCTTTCAcatgaaaatactgaatatgTGAAATGGTGTAAGCAGAAATGAAAACGGGAAAAACACACTTGATTTCAGGGTGTGGGGGAGTGGGTGTTTGTATTCAGTATGAGCCTAGATATATAGGTATTagttgaaggaaataaaaattttaattatttttaatttttctttttattagcaAAACCAAATAGGAAGTTGACATTCCTGTACTTGGCCAACGATGTCATAcagaacagcaaaaggaaaggaCCAGAATTTACAAAAGACTTTGCTCCTGTAATAGTGGAGGCTTTTAAGCATGTTTCAAGGTACAGTAAACTTGTATGTGCAGTGTCCTTCGCAGTGCATTTGAGAAGTGGTCAGTTGATGTCTTCTGGCCCATCTAGTCTTCATGTGCTATTTCTGTACTTCAAATCTTGTTAGTTTCATTTATTCAGTGTTCTTGTGGTCTTGGATAGTCTTACTACAGCTGGATGAAGTTTGATAGTAAATTCATCAGCATTCAGTTCCTTTTTGCCTTGGAAGGCAGCCTTCCAAGAAGTAAGAAACTGAGACTTGCTTACTGTCTGTGTTTATGTGCTACAACAGTTTGGCATTTTTCATTACTGGGTGTTGCAtgatttgtttttccccagcagcctcAAATGTCATTGCATGAGGAACCCGGAGTCTTGATACAGGATTATCTTTACAATGATACACAGCTGTTGAAGCAACATAAAACCTATTTGTAGTGTTTGCAGATTTATGGgtcgaaaaaaaaaaaaaaaagagttggaTGTAggcccctttttttttttcatctgcttgCTAGGGCACGTTGAACTtcttttaaaagtgaatttgttgttttctgaGGTTATTTGACTTCTGATGCTTGGGTATTGCTAAGATCTGTGAAGATCCTTCTGTGAGAAATAATTCTAAAGCAGTGCTATACTTCTAGTGCtgatatttggatttttttccttctaacaGTGAGTCTGATGAGAGTTGTAAGAAACACCTTGGCCGAGTGCTGTCTATCTGGGAAGAAAGGTCTGTTTATGAAAATGATGTATTAGAACAACTTAGGCAAGCTTTGTGTAAGTATTTTGTGAGTGTATGAAGGTTCTGTCTCCTGTTTGAAATAGTACTGCCCTGactgctgtttgttttcatttagaTGGAGACAGAAAGGTGAGGAAGCGCACATATGAACAGATCAAAGTTGATGAAAATAACTGTTCACCTCGAAGTTCTCCCACTGATCCTCCTCAGGTAACAGCATGTTTATAAAATTCTCTACTTACATATGGTTTCATACAGAAGTTtttggtttctatttttttgaATGGTCTCTGTCTTTCAGTGAGGAACTGGTTCTGGGAAAGAATGGCTACACCTGAAACTTATAATAGTTTTTCAGCAGGGTATGGTGTAACTTTATGTATTTGACTCTAAACTCAGATGTATGAACGGTATGTCCAGCTTTGTTCATGTCAGGATTTCAGCAGTTTGTACAATGTATTGAGTTCTCTTTCAGTGTTCAGGGTAGTAGTAACACATGTATTACAGTGTAAGATTGTTACAGATTTATTGATAAAATGTTTCCCAAAGTTTCACTCACGATAGCTGTGAGGAATTCTTGTTTACCTTGCTCTGTTACAGCTCTTCTAAttcttgtggggttttgttgcAGTATTGCCCTATCTCAAAAGGATTTTTGTTATAGCAAAGAATGACTGTCCTCAAGTCATCACAATTTAGTATGTTTCTCTGTAGCAGATATCTGGGCTTCTGTGAACATCAGCCCTACTTCCAGAAGAAGTGCACTGATACAGTCTTTTGCCATAGTGAAgcaaaacaacaagaaaagtaattttaaaaatgtataataAAATGAAAGGTACTGTAAAATAATCACTACTGTCAAGAAGAAAAGGTTTATAAGTATTCCTATACAAAGAATTTAAATGAGAAAGCTCTTGTAGAAAGGTGACCTTTAAAACTGGAAACACTGCAACGATGTGCTGAGATtaaaggtttggttttgttttgtttgactCTAAAGGTGATACTGTAAATGCTGCTAAAATTACCATCAAATCAATAAGTTTGTTGTAAAATACTTCTGTTTCGTTATAGGATCTGTTTATTTTAACTAGTTCTCAATCTTGCATGCTTTTTTCAGACCACAGATCTCATTAGAGCATTACAAGAACTAGAAAATGCTGCCTCTGGGGATGCAGCAGTTCACCAGAGAATAGCTTCCTTGCCTATAGAGGTCCAGGATGTGTCCCTGTTAGACAGAATAACAGGTGAGGGTTGGGGGTCTGGTAACCAAAATGCTCTTCTAAGAACGTAATGGTACGTAATGGAATCACACTTTacctgtttttctctgcttgcttTTTAGATAAGGAATCTGGAGAGCAACTTTCCAAAATGGTAGATGATGCATGTATGTTGCTGGCGGATTACAATGGCAGGTTGGCAGCTGAAATAGATGATAGAAAACAGCTAACTCGAATGTTATCAGACTTTCTCCGATGTCAAAAAGAGTTCCTTGCAGAGAAAGAACATAAGCTGGAAGTGCgtaatattttgttttagtcTCTTCTTCACTAAAGCTTGTTCTTGCAAATGTTTTTGGTTAGCCTGAGCAACTTTCCTCTccaaaaacaaatatttttttgccaCTGTTATGTCTTTGCTTCCAGCACATTAGTAACACATTGTTTGATTCTAGTGTTCTAAACCTACTAAACcagctctttctgcttttcagtctTGGTTATACCTACAAACTTAGTTTTAGCAGTGCAGATAGAAAGTCTTATTCTTGGTGTTACAAACTTAATTCTTCATAGTGTCGTTTTCTTTCCATGCTCTTTTCATTCATTGTTGTAAGTCTTAGTTATGTATTTGCTAAAGGATAAGAATTTAATTCCAGGTTTCAGCACAAGTTTTTAACCTGCCTCAAGCATCCATTAAACACAGGGAAATGTTCTTAGAGCTTCTACAGCCTCTAACACAGCTGGTTGTCAGCACTAGCACCAGCACGACTAGACAGATCATAATAAAAGAGTGATGCAGGGTGAGCAGCTCATTATTAGCAAATGATCCTTAAGTTACTCTTTTCTTTGCTATTACCAATcacctgtttttctttcataccATGTACTACTGTAAAGCCTCCTGTGGAACATTCCAAATATTTAGAA comes from Camarhynchus parvulus chromosome 2, STF_HiC, whole genome shotgun sequence and encodes:
- the RPRD1A gene encoding regulation of nuclear pre-mRNA domain-containing protein 1A; amino-acid sequence: MSAFSEAALERKLSELSNSQQSVQTLSLWLIHHRKHSALIVSVWERELRKAKPNRKLTFLYLANDVIQNSKRKGPEFTKDFAPVIVEAFKHVSSESDESCKKHLGRVLSIWEERSVYENDVLEQLRQALYGDRKVRKRTYEQIKVDENNCSPRSSPTDPPQTTDLIRALQELENAASGDAAVHQRIASLPIEVQDVSLLDRITDKESGEQLSKMVDDACMLLADYNGRLAAEIDDRKQLTRMLSDFLRCQKEFLAEKEHKLEEYKRKLARVSQVRKELRSRIQNLPDLSRLPNVTGSHVHLPFAGDIYSDD